AGCAATTGTTCTTCGAACGTCGGTATTCGTTCGTGGAGCTGCAGAATCCGGATTTTATCACCATCGGTAAAGGTTTCGGAATCGACGGCCATACGTGTGCCAACCGCGAGGATCTGTCGGCGTCGCTGGATACGTTGCTGGCATCAGACAAGCCGTATCTGCTGGAAATTATCGTCGAGAAAGAAGAGAACGTATTCCCGATGGTTCCGGCCGGAACCAGCGTCGCATCCATCCGGCTGGAATAACGTACCCTCGGATTAAGTCCGTGAGCGGTTTACATAAAAATTACAAACAACACCGACTGAAGCCGGTGTAGCTCGAGCTACACGGCTCAGTCCCTGGGTACGAATACAAAGATGAATACTTACACCATTTGCATATTCACCGAAAATACGATTGGTCTGCTCAATCGGATCACGATTATTTTCACCCGTCGGCGCATTAATATTGAAAGCCTGACGGTTTCCGAAACCGAGCGGAAAGGTGTTTCCCGGTTTACCATTGTAATCAAGCACGAATCGCGGGAAGAAGTTGAAAAACTGGTTCGTCAAATTCGTAGAATTATTGAAGTCATGGCGGTTTTCGGGTACCTGAACGACGAAATCGTGTCGAACGAAATTGCGCTGTTCAAAATTGCTACTCCGTTGGGTTCCAAGCCGTTGGATATTGAATACATCAACAAGCACTTCAACGCCTGGGTGGTATACTGGCAACTGGATTACGTGGTAATTGAGAAGACCGGTTCGGAGAAGGAAATTTTCGAGTTTTTCAGTTACATCAAACCCCACGGAATTCTGGAGTTTGTTCGTTCGGGCCGGGTTGCGGTTGGCAAAACCGAGAAGGGGCTGGTTGAATACTTGCCTGAATATGAGTGGGAATATTATTTGTAAAGGCGATATTTGCGGCCGGATTCAAATAATTACATGCAACAACCGTCTTTAGCCGCACCAATCTATCAATTTGAGCAATGGCTGTCCGCTTTCTTCGACTCTCGATTCTGGAAGGCTCGGCTGATCGGGCTTGCCATTCTGATTTCGATCGGTAGTCTGCTGGCGCTCAACAGCGTTTTTATCGACCGCGGATTTCGCTATTTATACGAAGAAATAAGGCAACCGGGCCGGCTGGACGGCTTTTTCTGGGATGACATCATCCGGCAGAGCGATCGCATGTTTGAGCCTAATACCTACGAACCAGGTACGCACGAGGCCAATCAGACCTTCCGACTGACTATTCCGATGATGGTTCATTTTTTCCGGTTGGGCGTTGCAAAATTATATTTGCTTCAGCTGGTGCTGGGAGTAGTCTTTCTGTGGGCGGTTACGAGTATTGCAAACCGGGTGTTGCAGGATAAAGTACTGACGTTCTATTTCCTGACGGGTTTTACGGCAATCTATGCCGGAGCCGCTTTTGTCATTAATTACTTTGGCCACTGCGATGCCTACGTGTATTGTTTCATGGCCTTGGCGCTGT
This Larkinella insperata DNA region includes the following protein-coding sequences:
- the ilvN gene encoding acetolactate synthase small subunit, encoding MNTYTICIFTENTIGLLNRITIIFTRRRINIESLTVSETERKGVSRFTIVIKHESREEVEKLVRQIRRIIEVMAVFGYLNDEIVSNEIALFKIATPLGSKPLDIEYINKHFNAWVVYWQLDYVVIEKTGSEKEIFEFFSYIKPHGILEFVRSGRVAVGKTEKGLVEYLPEYEWEYYL